The following proteins come from a genomic window of Nostoc sp. ATCC 53789:
- a CDS encoding NAD(P)/FAD-dependent oxidoreductase, which yields MPETQSSPHTHTNTSTKDDTLPASVISSSTSQEIYDVVVIGAGPIGLATAIGLRKRGIENVLVIDQTRAFRQVGQTLDLLPNGLQALRHLDPNAYEEVKKTGLGLLSPKQSNDQETVEPTQKQQPPKASPQWIYKNLQGEIIRSTSLSFDDWFKDYGDGRVSISWYNLQTTLRQLLPPDLVKANHRCINVVNEPEKGCVRIDCVGDTAIETNPYAYWIDGQKDNDPQPQNSEIVPQELATKSIRAKLIVAADGINSTVRKLLYTDTQHHDFASPEYSGFAAIFCMEIAEVPKELLTKLEEDFFQDSPLVTITNDEITGNSVCINNIRIILFRRPTGVLGYIIHLALPLDSLQGKSESSLIDLALQELEKAGFPDALKQLVRLSPPAKMQQRPYYVHRASILDSVQVSNPTDLNPEANPAKISPAWSVGRVVLVGDAAHGMPPFMAQGANQGLEDALIVTTLIAKIAEENNWDNLQAIAKAFEKYECLRRPLMAYVQEATLKRSPHSSDKEWHDYSQQMYCRNFDQVIEAL from the coding sequence ATGCCAGAAACTCAATCAAGTCCTCATACACATACAAACACATCAACCAAAGATGATACCTTACCTGCATCTGTTATCTCCTCTTCTACCTCTCAAGAAATCTACGATGTTGTAGTGATTGGCGCTGGGCCGATTGGGTTAGCAACTGCCATTGGCTTACGTAAACGTGGAATTGAAAATGTCCTTGTCATCGATCAAACTCGCGCCTTTCGTCAAGTTGGACAAACATTGGATCTTCTCCCCAATGGATTACAAGCTCTCAGACATTTAGATCCTAACGCTTACGAAGAAGTCAAAAAAACTGGACTGGGTTTATTGAGTCCCAAACAGTCTAATGACCAGGAAACTGTCGAACCTACTCAAAAGCAACAACCTCCAAAGGCTTCACCCCAATGGATTTACAAAAATTTGCAGGGTGAGATAATTCGGTCAACATCGCTTAGTTTTGATGACTGGTTTAAAGATTATGGCGATGGTCGAGTATCAATTTCTTGGTACAATTTGCAGACAACCCTCAGACAGCTACTTCCACCAGACCTAGTTAAAGCTAATCACCGTTGTATTAATGTTGTGAATGAGCCGGAAAAAGGTTGTGTCCGCATAGATTGTGTAGGTGATACAGCAATAGAAACCAACCCTTATGCCTATTGGATAGATGGGCAGAAAGATAACGATCCGCAACCCCAAAACTCAGAGATTGTCCCCCAAGAATTAGCAACAAAATCCATTAGAGCTAAACTAATTGTTGCAGCAGATGGGATTAATTCTACAGTTCGTAAGCTGCTTTACACAGATACTCAACATCATGATTTTGCCAGCCCTGAATACTCTGGGTTTGCAGCTATATTTTGTATGGAAATAGCTGAAGTACCAAAAGAATTATTGACAAAACTAGAAGAAGATTTCTTTCAAGACTCACCACTTGTAACAATCACTAATGATGAAATAACTGGAAATTCTGTTTGTATAAATAACATCAGGATAATCTTATTTCGCAGACCAACTGGTGTACTTGGGTACATAATACATCTTGCTTTGCCTTTAGACTCGTTGCAAGGAAAATCTGAAAGTTCTTTAATTGACTTAGCTTTGCAGGAGTTAGAAAAAGCAGGGTTTCCTGATGCGCTCAAGCAATTAGTGCGTCTATCTCCTCCTGCCAAAATGCAGCAGCGTCCATACTACGTTCACCGCGCTAGCATTTTGGATTCTGTACAAGTTTCTAACCCAACTGACCTCAATCCTGAAGCTAATCCTGCCAAAATTTCACCAGCCTGGAGTGTAGGGCGAGTCGTCTTAGTTGGCGATGCTGCACATGGAATGCCTCCCTTCATGGCTCAAGGAGCTAATCAAGGATTGGAAGATGCGCTAATAGTTACAACACTCATCGCTAAAATTGCTGAGGAGAATAACTGGGATAACCTACAAGCTATAGCCAAAGCCTTCGAGAAATACGAGTGTCTTCGTCGCCCATTGATGGCATACGTCCAAGAAGCAACATTAAAGCGATCGCCCCACTCGTCAGATAAAGAGTGGCATGACTACAGCCAACAGATGTATTGCCGCAATTTCGACCAAGTAATAGAGGCATTGTAG
- a CDS encoding COR domain-containing protein, with protein sequence MTNEELLQIIEQAVRDNVTKLDLSDKRLTTLPPEIGQLTNLQTLYLYGNQLSSLPPEIGQLTNLQSLDLSYNQLSSLPPEIGQLTNLQSLELRNDRLSSLPPEIGQLTNLQTLDLSYNRLSSLPPEIGQLTNLQSLDLNSNRLESPPPEIITKGFKAILDFCRQQLEQKTDRLYEAKLIIVGEGGAGKTTLAKKIQDNKYTLQQDENTTEGIDVIQCKFLLDNNREFQVNIWDFGGQEIYHATHQFFLTKRSLYALVADTRKEDTDFYYWLNAVELLSGNSPLLIVKNEKQERKREINERELRREFTNFKETLTTNLATDRGLSEILNKIKHYITNLPHVGIELPKTWVKVREALEGDSREYISLEEYMNICQKHGFTKQENKLQLSGYLHDLGVCLHFQDDDLLIKTVILKPTWGTDAVYKVLDNSQVIEKLGQFDRNDLANIWHEDKYADMRPELLRLMMKFKLSYEIPSRPGTYIAPQLLSVNQPDFNWDESNNLILRYKYDFMPKGILTRFIVEMHSDIEQQTLVWKTGVVLAKYESRAEVIEYYNQREIQVRVAGKRKKELLVVINNELEKIHKSYERLQYQTLVPCNCKSCNDSQSPHFYNRDVLYKFRDNNRYQIQCQDSGDMVDVRRLIDDVLPTQPNLEIPMSEPVIRNQVFISYSHQDQEWLTKLQKHLKPMIRNQKLLVWDDTKIQPGAKWREEIKNALAVAKVAVLLVSPDFLASDFIADNELPPLLDAAEAEGLTIIWIPLSSSGYDETEIEKYQSAHPPNQPLDRLDSGQQNEAWVAICKKIKAAVLG encoded by the coding sequence ATGACTAACGAAGAACTGCTGCAAATTATTGAACAAGCTGTCAGAGACAATGTGACAAAATTAGACCTTTCTGACAAACGCTTAACAACGCTGCCACCGGAAATTGGCCAACTCACAAACCTGCAAACCCTCTACCTCTACGGAAATCAACTGAGCAGTCTGCCACCGGAAATCGGCCAACTCACCAACCTGCAATCCCTCGACCTCAGCTACAATCAACTGAGCAGTCTGCCACCGGAAATTGGCCAACTCACCAACCTGCAATCCCTTGAACTCCGCAACGATCGACTGAGCAGTCTGCCACCGGAAATTGGCCAACTCACCAACCTGCAAACCCTCGACCTCAGCTACAATCGACTGAGCAGTCTGCCACCGGAAATTGGCCAACTCACCAACCTGCAATCCCTCGACCTCAACAGTAATCGTTTAGAATCACCTCCACCAGAAATTATCACGAAAGGGTTTAAAGCAATTCTTGACTTTTGCAGACAACAACTAGAACAAAAAACCGATCGCCTCTACGAAGCTAAATTAATCATTGTGGGAGAAGGTGGTGCAGGTAAAACTACACTAGCCAAAAAAATTCAAGACAATAAATATACGTTACAACAAGATGAAAATACCACCGAAGGCATAGATGTTATTCAATGTAAGTTCTTGCTTGACAATAACAGAGAATTTCAGGTCAACATTTGGGACTTTGGTGGTCAAGAAATTTACCATGCTACCCACCAATTTTTCCTCACAAAACGCTCCCTTTATGCCTTGGTTGCTGATACTCGCAAAGAAGACACAGATTTTTATTACTGGTTAAATGCGGTTGAATTACTGAGCGGTAATAGTCCTTTGTTAATTGTCAAAAATGAAAAGCAGGAGCGCAAACGAGAAATAAACGAGCGTGAGTTACGGCGCGAATTCACTAATTTTAAGGAAACACTTACTACAAACTTAGCCACTGATCGCGGTCTGTCAGAAATCTTAAATAAAATTAAGCATTATATTACTAACTTACCTCATGTTGGAATAGAACTCCCCAAAACCTGGGTTAAAGTGCGGGAAGCTTTAGAAGGTGACTCCCGCGAATATATTAGCTTGGAAGAATATATGAATATTTGTCAGAAACATGGTTTTACTAAACAGGAGAATAAACTCCAACTCAGTGGCTATCTGCATGATTTAGGTGTATGCCTTCACTTCCAAGATGATGACTTGTTAATAAAAACCGTTATTCTCAAACCTACTTGGGGTACAGATGCCGTTTACAAAGTGTTAGATAATTCCCAAGTGATTGAAAAACTTGGTCAATTTGATCGCAATGATTTAGCAAACATTTGGCATGAAGATAAATATGCCGATATGCGACCAGAACTATTGCGGCTAATGATGAAATTTAAACTGTCCTATGAAATCCCTAGTCGTCCTGGCACTTATATTGCGCCTCAATTACTCTCTGTTAACCAACCTGATTTCAATTGGGATGAATCCAATAACCTAATCCTGCGCTATAAATATGACTTCATGCCAAAAGGTATTCTCACCCGCTTTATAGTCGAAATGCACTCTGATATTGAACAACAAACCCTAGTTTGGAAAACAGGCGTTGTTCTTGCTAAATACGAAAGCCGTGCTGAAGTAATTGAATACTACAATCAACGAGAAATTCAAGTCCGCGTCGCAGGCAAGCGTAAGAAAGAACTACTAGTAGTTATTAACAATGAATTAGAAAAAATCCATAAGTCTTACGAACGTCTGCAATATCAAACACTTGTTCCTTGTAACTGTAAAAGCTGTAATGATAGTCAAAGTCCTCATTTTTATAACCGAGATGTGTTGTACAAATTCAGGGACAATAATCGCTACCAAATCCAGTGCCAGGATAGCGGTGATATGGTAGATGTCCGCAGATTGATTGACGATGTTTTACCGACTCAACCAAACTTGGAAATACCTATGTCTGAACCCGTAATCAGAAATCAAGTTTTCATTAGCTATAGTCATCAAGATCAGGAGTGGCTGACTAAACTCCAGAAGCACCTTAAACCAATGATTCGCAACCAAAAGCTGCTCGTGTGGGACGATACTAAAATTCAACCTGGTGCTAAGTGGCGCGAAGAAATTAAAAATGCTTTAGCAGTAGCAAAAGTGGCAGTATTGTTGGTTAGCCCAGATTTTTTAGCATCAGACTTTATTGCGGATAATGAGTTACCCCCATTGTTGGATGCGGCTGAAGCCGAAGGACTCACAATTATTTGGATACCTTTGAGTTCTAGCGGCTATGACGAAACAGAAATTGAAAAGTATCAGTCAGCGCACCCTCCCAATCAACCTTTAGACAGACTGGACTCAGGACAACAGAATGAAGCTTGGGTGGCTATCTGTAAAAAGATTAAAGCAGCAGTTCTTGGGTAG
- a CDS encoding N-acetylmuramoyl-L-alanine amidase: MKNLLGLVILGCILTSSVALAEPSLIVVFPKTNYQTSSQKIFFLGTAPPDGEVLINSKPINRSKAGHFSPSFPLQLGENLFTVSRQNQELKIKVIRVSTSPELPQGVAFAKDSLTPAADIARLPGELICFSALAKLPEGIAPPNANVSVTLANQTITLLPQPQQAQLPSNLAALTGQNQPYAQSSVGNYKGCTTVATAADLGKPQFQLTLNGKTITQPGTGKIQILSRAELPVSEVTVESGVARTGPSTDYSRLTPLPKGTRATVTGKEGEWLRLDYGAWINSQETRILPGAIPPQTIIRSVGYRQLPGATEIFFPLQVPVPVSVQQSEKALALTLYNTTAQTDIIRLDDDPLISRLDWQQEAPEQVKYTFNLKKAQQWGYKLRYDGTTLVLALRHPPNIGNTRRKLLANLKIVLDPGHGGKESGASGPTGYLEKDVNLVVSKLLRDDLVKRGATVVMTREDDKEVSLAERQAIISKEEPAIAISIHHNSLPDDGDAEKTKGFAAFWYQPQAHSLAIFLQTYVVKKLGKPSYGVFWDNLALTRPAAAPSVLLELGFMSNPDEFEQVVNPKEQKKMADAIAQGITEWFKSVR, encoded by the coding sequence GTGAAAAACCTTTTAGGATTAGTAATATTAGGCTGTATTCTCACATCCTCCGTAGCATTGGCAGAGCCATCTCTTATAGTCGTTTTTCCCAAGACAAACTACCAGACGAGTTCCCAAAAAATCTTTTTTCTGGGGACTGCACCACCGGATGGTGAGGTTTTGATCAATAGTAAGCCAATTAACCGCAGCAAAGCTGGTCATTTTTCCCCTAGTTTCCCCTTGCAGTTGGGAGAGAATCTTTTTACTGTGAGTCGCCAGAATCAAGAACTTAAGATTAAGGTGATAAGGGTTAGCACTAGCCCTGAACTACCACAGGGGGTAGCCTTTGCTAAAGATTCCTTGACTCCCGCAGCTGATATTGCCAGACTACCAGGAGAACTAATTTGTTTTAGCGCGTTAGCGAAGCTTCCCGAAGGGATCGCACCCCCTAACGCCAATGTCTCTGTAACCCTGGCTAATCAGACGATTACCCTTTTACCTCAACCTCAACAGGCACAACTACCAAGTAATTTGGCAGCTCTGACAGGGCAAAATCAGCCTTATGCCCAGTCTAGCGTAGGCAATTATAAAGGTTGCACCACAGTGGCTACAGCCGCCGATCTGGGAAAACCTCAGTTTCAACTAACACTCAATGGCAAGACGATAACTCAACCAGGGACTGGTAAAATTCAAATCCTCTCAAGAGCAGAGTTGCCGGTTTCTGAGGTTACAGTAGAGTCAGGCGTTGCTCGCACTGGCCCAAGCACCGATTATTCTCGACTCACACCACTGCCTAAAGGCACACGCGCAACAGTAACAGGTAAGGAAGGTGAATGGTTGCGCCTAGACTATGGCGCTTGGATTAATAGTCAGGAAACTCGCATTCTACCTGGTGCAATTCCGCCACAAACAATAATTCGCAGTGTCGGATACCGTCAACTCCCTGGTGCGACAGAGATATTTTTCCCCTTACAAGTTCCCGTACCTGTGAGCGTGCAACAAAGTGAGAAAGCTCTCGCTCTCACTCTCTACAATACTACTGCCCAAACGGACATTATTCGCCTGGATGATGACCCTCTAATTTCTCGGCTAGATTGGCAACAGGAGGCTCCAGAACAAGTAAAATACACCTTTAACCTCAAAAAAGCTCAACAGTGGGGATATAAGCTGAGATACGACGGTACAACCCTGGTTTTGGCTTTGCGTCATCCGCCTAATATTGGGAACACAAGACGCAAGCTTTTAGCTAATCTCAAGATTGTACTCGATCCAGGGCATGGCGGTAAAGAATCTGGTGCCAGTGGCCCAACTGGATATTTAGAAAAAGATGTGAATTTGGTGGTATCTAAGTTGCTGCGGGACGATTTGGTGAAGCGAGGAGCAACGGTAGTGATGACGCGGGAGGACGATAAGGAGGTTTCTCTAGCAGAGCGTCAGGCAATTATTAGTAAAGAAGAACCTGCGATCGCTATTTCCATACATCACAACTCCTTACCCGATGATGGCGATGCTGAAAAAACCAAGGGATTCGCCGCTTTTTGGTATCAACCCCAAGCCCACAGCCTGGCAATATTTTTACAGACCTATGTTGTTAAAAAACTCGGCAAACCTTCTTATGGTGTGTTTTGGGACAACCTAGCGCTGACACGCCCAGCAGCTGCGCCATCGGTGTTACTGGAATTGGGTTTTATGAGCAATCCCGATGAATTTGAGCAGGTAGTGAACCCAAAAGAACAGAAGAAAATGGCTGATGCGATCGCTCAGGGGATTACTGAGTGGTTTAAAAGCGTTCGATAG
- a CDS encoding CTP synthase, with the protein MTKFIFVTGGVVSSIGKGIVAASLGRLLKSRGYSVSILKLDPYINIDPGTMSPFQHGEVFVTQDGAETDLDLGHYERFTDTSMSRLNCVTTGSIYQAVINKERRGDYNGGTVQVIPHITNEIKERILRVAKSTNPSVVITEIGGTVGDIESLPFLEAIRQFRKEVGRQHVLYMHVTLVPWIASAGEMKTKPTQHSVKELRSIGIQPDILVCRSDRPLPKGLKQKLSGFCDVPEECVITSQDAKSIYEVPLNLEREGMAEQVLSLLQMEQRQPDLTQWQTLVQRLHTPKHELEIAIVGKYVQLSDAYLSVVEALNHAAISTYGKLRLRWVNSEDLENESVETHLGGVDGVVVPGGFGVRGVDGKIAAIKYARDRQIPFLGLCLGMQCSVIEWARHIGGLTDANSAEFDAHTTNPVINLLPGQQEVVDLGGTMRLGLYPCRVLPDTLAFKLYQEDVIYERHRHRYEFNNAYRDLLLKSGYVISGTSPDGQLVEIVELPKHPFFLACQFHPEFQSRPSSPHPLFKGFIQAAIALSLSTSTTPTPLEVS; encoded by the coding sequence ATGACTAAGTTTATCTTCGTAACTGGAGGCGTAGTTTCCAGTATTGGTAAGGGCATTGTAGCAGCAAGTCTAGGGCGTTTGCTCAAGTCGCGCGGATATTCGGTGTCGATTCTCAAACTCGACCCTTATATCAATATCGATCCTGGCACAATGAGTCCTTTTCAGCATGGGGAAGTATTCGTTACCCAGGATGGTGCGGAGACAGATTTAGACTTGGGGCATTACGAACGCTTCACCGATACCTCAATGTCGCGCTTGAACTGTGTGACTACTGGCTCGATTTACCAGGCAGTCATTAATAAAGAGCGACGTGGAGACTACAATGGCGGCACTGTACAGGTTATTCCTCATATTACCAATGAAATAAAAGAGCGGATTCTGCGAGTTGCTAAAAGTACAAATCCGTCCGTAGTAATTACAGAAATTGGCGGGACGGTGGGAGATATTGAATCACTGCCGTTTTTGGAAGCGATTCGCCAGTTCCGCAAAGAGGTGGGGCGGCAACATGTACTGTATATGCACGTAACGTTGGTACCGTGGATTGCTTCTGCGGGTGAGATGAAAACTAAGCCAACACAGCATTCAGTTAAAGAACTCAGATCCATTGGTATTCAACCAGATATTTTAGTTTGTCGGAGCGATCGCCCCTTACCCAAGGGATTAAAGCAAAAATTATCGGGATTTTGCGATGTGCCCGAAGAATGCGTCATTACTTCTCAAGATGCCAAAAGTATCTATGAAGTACCCCTAAATCTGGAAAGGGAAGGAATGGCAGAACAAGTACTGAGTTTGCTACAAATGGAGCAACGCCAACCAGATTTGACGCAGTGGCAAACATTGGTACAACGGTTACATACTCCCAAGCACGAGCTAGAAATTGCCATTGTCGGCAAATATGTGCAGTTAAGTGATGCCTATTTATCTGTAGTGGAAGCACTAAACCATGCTGCAATTTCCACTTATGGCAAACTGCGCCTGCGTTGGGTAAATTCAGAAGATTTGGAAAATGAATCAGTCGAAACTCATCTTGGGGGTGTCGATGGCGTAGTTGTACCAGGAGGTTTTGGGGTTCGGGGAGTGGATGGCAAAATTGCCGCTATTAAATACGCCCGCGATCGCCAAATTCCCTTTTTGGGTTTATGCCTGGGAATGCAATGCTCTGTAATTGAATGGGCTAGGCACATAGGGGGATTAACAGATGCTAATAGTGCCGAATTTGACGCTCATACAACTAATCCGGTAATTAATTTATTGCCAGGACAGCAGGAAGTTGTGGATTTAGGGGGTACAATGCGCTTGGGGCTATATCCTTGTCGTGTTCTTCCTGATACATTGGCTTTCAAGCTTTATCAAGAAGATGTAATTTATGAACGACATCGACATCGCTATGAGTTCAACAATGCTTACCGCGATCTCTTATTAAAGTCCGGCTATGTGATTAGTGGGACTTCTCCTGATGGACAGTTAGTTGAAATTGTGGAATTACCCAAGCACCCATTCTTTCTGGCTTGCCAATTTCATCCAGAATTTCAATCGCGTCCTAGTAGCCCTCATCCTTTATTTAAAGGGTTTATTCAAGCAGCGATCGCTCTTTCTCTGTCAACTTCAACTACACCAACGCCATTGGAGGTTTCTTAA
- the speB gene encoding agmatinase SpeB, giving the protein MSNQLQDYNPSGVGEINGNLLGLPCDYESANLIVFGVPWEVTVSYGAGTANGPQRILDASTQLDLFDFDNPNGWKQGIFMVEIPQDILEKNTYYRALAAKIIERLAQGKELSDTPDLTSVLTEINQAGEQVNQWLFENCQEAINKGKGVAVIGGDHSSPLGYFQALAANYANYGILHIDAHADLRDAYEGFEFSHASIMFNAMKIPQISKLVQVGLRDISHDEVQMIDQSDRRIIAYYDPAIKQKLYSGTTWLDLCREIISHLPEFVYISFDVDGLDPKLCPSTGTPVPGGLELEQTFFLFRELVKSGRKIIGFDICEVGDAEWDGNVGARVVYKLANLMDLSKQNS; this is encoded by the coding sequence ATGAGTAATCAACTACAAGACTACAATCCTAGCGGCGTAGGTGAAATAAATGGCAACCTCTTAGGTTTGCCCTGCGATTATGAGTCTGCAAACCTGATTGTCTTTGGTGTGCCGTGGGAAGTCACTGTTTCTTATGGCGCAGGCACAGCTAATGGCCCCCAGCGCATTCTTGATGCTTCGACTCAACTAGATTTATTCGATTTTGATAACCCTAATGGTTGGAAGCAGGGAATTTTCATGGTAGAAATTCCCCAAGATATTTTAGAGAAGAATACATACTACCGCGCCTTGGCAGCAAAAATTATTGAGCGATTAGCCCAAGGTAAAGAACTCTCAGATACACCAGATTTAACATCTGTCCTCACAGAAATTAATCAGGCTGGGGAACAGGTAAATCAATGGCTGTTTGAAAATTGCCAAGAAGCAATTAACAAGGGTAAGGGAGTCGCAGTTATTGGTGGAGATCACAGTTCGCCGTTAGGTTATTTCCAAGCATTAGCAGCTAACTACGCCAACTATGGCATTTTGCACATTGATGCCCACGCAGATTTACGCGATGCTTATGAGGGATTTGAATTTTCCCATGCGTCGATTATGTTTAATGCGATGAAAATACCGCAAATTTCCAAGCTAGTGCAAGTAGGTTTGCGTGATATTAGTCATGATGAAGTGCAGATGATAGACCAATCTGATCGTCGCATTATTGCATATTACGACCCAGCTATTAAACAAAAGCTTTACTCTGGAACAACTTGGCTTGATTTATGCCGAGAAATTATCAGTCATTTACCTGAGTTTGTTTACATTAGCTTTGATGTCGATGGTCTAGATCCAAAACTTTGCCCAAGTACAGGTACTCCTGTTCCGGGTGGGCTGGAATTAGAGCAAACATTTTTTCTGTTCCGGGAATTAGTCAAGAGTGGTAGAAAAATTATTGGCTTTGATATTTGTGAAGTCGGTGATGCCGAGTGGGATGGTAATGTTGGAGCGCGGGTAGTTTACAAGCTGGCAAATTTGATGGATTTGTCAAAACAGAATTCGTAA